GCCACACACCACCACACACATCTTTCAGACCCAGCCCGCAACAGAACTCGCGCCGCGGGAACCACCCCCACCCCCACCACAACCACAACCTGTCCCCCTGCCTCTCCCCCTCCCGCAACCAACCCCCGACACTACAACCGAACCCACCACTGCAGCCGCCACAGAGGAAACCACCCCCGAGCCCGTCACCACTAATACGTACACAACAGAGGTTTGTCGTAACCCGCTCCTGCTTTGTGTTCAATCATTGTTGCATGGTTGTTGTCGTTTGTTTGTAACATCTTTACCTTGTGTCTCTTTCTTGGTATTTCACTTTCTCTTTCTTCGTATTTATGATGCATTGTCTTCTACGTCGTTGTATCGCTTCCGGAcatcaaatattatatcattttacaatatttatgtatatcatTATctcgattattattttattaatttgttatttatgtgttacttatttatattattactgattaatttcaaatacatatttaatcttataataaatgtgttatttttaaacgtaattATGATCGTTGTTTGTATTAGAATAGATTAAAGCATGAATTTTAGAGAAGTTTTTTAACTGTTGATTACCATCAGAGAAACTACATTTTTGTGTTACATCACTACAGCACGAAGTCTGCTAgactttattatatacttttacaTAAGCATGCAATTTAGTATATACTATTTTGTTAACACttatataaagatattatatttttatttaggtagTGAAAATAACACCATATACAGAGGCGGTATCGGAATCAAGCGAAGTAAATAAGGTGGATCTAGGACTTGAGGAAGCTCGTAAGTTCCTCCACTCGCCTGTCATCATATCACCTGAAGATGCGTCTACTACTACAGAACCAGAAATGGTACGTACATTTCCGCTTTGACTTTCAACCAATCACGTGTGTATGTAAACACTAACATTTGTCTCGTGTGGAACTGGATCGGGGTAGTGTAGTCACCTACCTAATGTCACGcattgtaatttgtaaatacattaTCTAACTTACCCGATATACGTAAAGACAACtttagcattttattttatacatacggaataaaaaatgttttcatcaTAACGAATTTCTGCTATTAAAGCTTAGCTTATCTAGCcaagtagaaataaattagGAAGATCGCAATtttcacatgtttaatattatatcaacAAATTATTCATATTGTCTCTCtatcaaattgtttacaaGAATTATCAGATATTTCTCAATATTCTTCGTAATgttcaaaatcaaaataatagtCAAAATGTATTCcagtagtaaaaattaaatgactttTTGGCATCAATTTAGATGAAAGTATCAAAAGCAGTTGTCTTAACGTATCATCGTTCACGTCACGTTGTGTGAGCGTCCGCATGGCACTTTCAGCAAACTGTAATAATACGAGCGTCAAACGAACTGCCGCCGCCCTCCTCGGAAACGCCGACCACGCCGACATCGGTGACGTCACCTTCGCCGTCACCCACCGACTTCGCCCCCAGCGAGACCACCACGCCGACAACTGTCTCCACCACGCAGTCCACCACGACTACCACCACTACAACCACCACGACGACAACGACGACGCCGGCGCCGACCACGACCGCCCCGCCGTCCACCACACCGCCTACGACCACGCCCCTCATAATTACGACCCCGCCCACAACCACGCCCCTACCGGAAACCACTCTACAGGAGGTTACAAAACAGGTTATCAATTTtcacacaaaatatttatatttattttttagtaagtATAAAGTTTTCTATTACTAAATCACAGCGTGTATCACGATCATTTAGTTAGACTTTTACAAGGTGTTTATTCATCGGGTGATAATTTCATATCTAACAATTCTAATAATACAGTAATATTGGGGAAAAAGGAACTTGTATGTATACATAAGTGACGAAGATTAAGGTGTCCTTTGTGCTCAAAAAAGTTTTGAGTTCGAATTTGACTTTAATGTATATTGTACGTATTAAAATGTAGTATAGAGTTTGTCTTTTAAGTGGGTTAAGGTGGGACtgcaatttatatattctgtaTAAAATCTACTTTTAATATCTTTGCAAGATGTATTATACCTCtgcaaaaacatttcaatcttTCTTTGGCAAAAGCACGGACGTAACGTAAATTATTgtatgatgatgattttacttcaatttattactatctATGGATGTggcttatctatatatataaaagaaagtcgtgttagttacactatttataactcaagaaggGCTGAATCggtttgactgaaaattggtgggcaggtagcttagaaccaggaaacggacataggataatttttaccccgttttctatttttttattccgcgcagacggagtcgcgggtaaaagataGTATTTACTAAATCTTAAGAGTAATATATCATGAAACAAGACAATTAGAAGGTTTTTGAGTTCAAacaatcaagtttttttatgtaaaaagatggcaaacgagcataCGGTTACCTAAATCCGCTGAAataacgaagcgaccgctgcccacagacatccgcaattacagatgcgttgcatGCTTCTAGTTAACAGggaagaggacgcacagaaagaggatatttccctttcctatgcgtcccctcttcctccaaatccacttctccttcccatagtttcctaataagaaaaggttggGTACgaaaagaggattaaaattaggactCCGGCACGCAgataattttcaattcaatttaaaataatcaacgtTGACAATAACGTAATTGTTTCTTCATGGTTGTTGTCCCACGTGCAGGAGTTGCCGCTGTCGTCAGAGCGCAGCAGCACAATAGTGGGGCGCACCACTGAGACTGTCACCTTCCCCATGCCCCCCAACCAGCCGCCGGCACTGCGCTACCACATGAAGAAGCTCGCCATCACCGCAGGCAAGGCTTTCAGGTGTGTTCTCATAGGAAAAATGtacactaaaaacttaacctttttttttaagttatatacGAAAGGTCTATCTTATTTAttcaaggaaaaaaaaatttaggtacatgttacttaataaattctgATGGACCTTTTTTTCTGATCTTCAAGTTATTGTGATTGCAGATACATAATCCCGGCGGATCTGTTCTCTGACCCGGAGGAGGGCAGCAACCTGACATTTACGATGTACGACTCTGACAATGTGCCGCTGTCCCCCAACTCCTGGATACAGTTCATACCGGCCAAGAGGGAGGTCTACGGattgtaagtttgtttttaaactaataGATGCCTGCGACTTCATCAgcgtgaaatttaaaaaaaagtgaatgtACTCTAAAATTAATTCCATTCTTTCAGACCTTTAGAATCCCACGTATCCAGATGGAACTTCAGAGTTGAGGCTCAAGACAGCGAGGGTTTGGTCGCGAGAGGTCCATTAGACATCACAGTCCAGCAGCACAGAGGTGGTAGGACCATCAATCACCAGTTCATCATGCAGTTCAAACTGCTGAAGAAATACACGAACGCCATCGACTGGCAGATACGAGCGCTGGAGGGTATCGTCAATCTCTTCAGGGACACGGATATGGACCATCTGACTGTCCTCAATGCGACTGTCACCGGAGACCTCTGCGAGTACGTCTGGACCAATGACACCCTGCCTAAAGATCCCTCGTGTCCCATGGATGACATCAAGAGGCTCATGAAGGTAATACACTATTGTTTATTAGATAGTTACACTTTACCCTTGTAGTAGAAAGAGAAAATTTGCGTCATTATCAATGtgtcataaataatatgtCATATTTCTTAGTAGCTGTTGCTCGCGACTacgtgttctttcagattattttctatatccattccaaatttcaatgagatccattgagccgttttgtaccttctaacaaacatcttttcatccatccatccatctatacattcatacattcgcatttgtaatattagtaagattgcatATCCCgcgaataaatttattgttaagaaaaaagaacACAATATTTTGAAGATGTTTTGACAACTGTAGATAATGGAGTCAGAGACGGAGGCGGGCGCGCCGTCTGCGGCGCTGGTGCGGGCGATGTCGCCGGAGCTGGGGGCGGTGCGCGTGCGctgggcgggggcggggccggGGGCGGGGCGGTGCGCGCCCGCCCAGCCTCGCCCGCACGACACCTACCCGCCTGTCACACGCAACCAGGTCGACCATCTCACCGCCACTGTCGGACATCTGCTCGTATATAAAGTACCAGAGGTAATACatagtaaacaatttatgaCTTCACTGGATCTACTAaagttacccgcgactctgttcggaataaaaaaataaactttattagtacCTTATGTGTTTTcctaaactatgttctattataccaaatttcagccaGATCACTatagccgttttggagatatcttttaacaaacattcatccatccatccatttatcgaaacaatagtatttataatattagtaagataaaaacgCGATTTATCTGACTCGGTCGGTTTTTGAAAACCTCCTCTTTGTCTACCAACTATACACTCTTTTTACCATTACGAGCCccgagtatataaaaatgcataCATAAGAATATATtcgatataataattaaatatttcgaaTGTACCTTTTgctaatgtattttaattggtTGTAACAGGATACGTTCTTCGACCCGGAGGATGGTGGTACCCGCAACCTGGCGCTGTCACTGAGACGCGCTGACCGCTCGGAGCTGGCGCCGACTCATTGGTTGCAGTTTGATCCCCGCAACCAGGAGTTCTACGGCCTCCCCGCCGCCGACGACGAGGGCACCGTGCACTACCAGCTCGTTAGTAACTTTTaatactttgtttaaaaaaaagatagatttcgttaaaaaaaaatgaagtgcCCATAGCCATCTTTGACTAGTTCTCGATGAGCTGCTTCTCTTAATAGACAGAGGGGACGTGCACGTATTTCACCTACTTATAAGTCCCGTCCCTCGTCAATTACAATTCTTCTTCCCATTTTATCCATACAAGGAAAGGAGAGAGACTAAAATTAACACGCACACTTGTGAAACGAAAGGAAGAATTGCTTCATAGCACATTTCATAAtaccattgttaaaaaaattgattgtattttgtaatgttCTCAGATCGCGGAAGACTCTAGCAAGAAGAGCGCTTACGACAGTCTGATAGTGGAAGTAGTGAAGGCGCCCACCATCCGGCCCACTGTGGAGTTCCACATGACGCTGGACAACCCGTACTCCTCACTCGCCACCAGCGCCCGCAACAAGCGACGTCTGGTCGAGCGCCTCGCCAACCTCTTCCACCAGCACCACACCGACAACATCCGGGTGCATGCCATCACCGACAACCCCACCACCATCGTATGGTAACTATCGCATCAGATATAAAACTCTGTTTCCACTAGCGCCTAAAGCTTCTCTACCTTCACAACACTGCTATAGATATAGTCCAGCTactaatctatctatatatataaaagaaagtcgtgttagttacactatttataactcaagattggtcgaactgaaTTAGCTGAAaaatcttgtgtgcattttttttattccgcgcggacgaagtcgcgggtaaaatctAGTTTCTTAAAAAAGTCAAGTCAAGTCTTGAAAAGTTTAGTTTGGCTTAAAATATAGTAACtaccttattatataatactaaatttaatttggcaCTTCAACGTGGATATAAAAAGGCTTGACAAGTAGAATATGGAATATTACGTTAAATCCAAAATGGCCGCTATTACAAAATGGGTgacgttatattttttcacaatCCCAACATGGACATCAAATGAATGAGCTTGACTATTAAAGTACAATAAAACATCCTAAATGCCCACTAAAATGGCggatacatatttttgtattttttcacattttccactagctaataaaataaaaattctaggAATACTGACAATTGCTTTAcgtaatgtgtttttttttcaggtatAACACCAGTTTACCAATGGACAGATGTCCTAAGAAAGAAATCGAGGAATTACGTAACATGATAATAGTAGACGAGAGAGGTTCTAATGGCGGCAACCTTCGAGAGAGAGTCGATACAATATTTGACAAAGATTTCAACGTTATGTCCATCCGACTAATATCACAAGGCCTCTGTGCAGAACAGAATACTAAGATGTCGAAGGGCGGGCTGGGACCAATTAATACTGGTACCAACTTACAGAACAAAGCCAGTAATGCAGATCCGGAGTACTCAGATTATTTGGTGACATTCGTAATTCCAGCTGTAGTTATTGTATGTATGATTCTTGTTGCTGGTGTCATCGCCTGCGTACTCTACAAACGAAGACGTACAGGTCAGAATAGactcacatttattttaatttaagctaTTTTCCACTAAATAAACACAAGTATATATTTCTCtcattaaaatcttactaataatatatatgcgaatgtttagatggatgtttgtttgaaggtatctcctgaacgggtgaacagatcttgattaaatttggcacagatgtagaacatagtccggaagaacacttagactacttattaacttaagttttttttttatgccgcgcggacagagtcgcggacgacagctagtccataataaaattatcttctaTACTTACtagaagttttaaaataaattaaattatttctagttACTTAcgaattttttcattaatttatcgatttatgtttttactgTGTTGGTAAAtctatatgtaattataatattaacagtaGACGAGGCGCTTGCCTGATACAAATCTGAAGgtgatatttttacattaattggTTAAACGTTTAAGTTGCTTTTTGCTTCGtactactttttattttgaatttgaacacgcctttagtttatatttctcaaaattaatgtttaaagtcGTTATTTTACCACCAGATTTGATAGAAgcataaaagatttattttataaacttacttATTGCtgtaaatacacaaaaatatcttTCACCTTTCGCTAATCACTACAGAAACTGACATGACCTTACATTCTCATAAAGTTAGTGTTACTATGAGACATGCCACAACggttttttgtataataaattgtatttgtgtTTCAGGTAAAATGAGCGTCGGAGATGAAGAGGAACGTCAAGCATTCCGCTCGAAAGGCATCCCGGTGATCTTCCAGGACGAGCTGGAGGAGAGAGGTGACTCTGAACCCGTCCACAAGAGTCCTGTCATCATGCGCGAGGAGAAGCCGCCTCTGCTTCCGCCCGCGCCCGACTACCGGGCGGGTGAAGACGCGCCCTACCGCCCGCCCCCGCCCTTCGCCGCCTCGCGCACGCCCCCGCGCCCCAAAGCCACGCCCACCTACAGGAAGCCGCCGCCCTACGTCCCGCCTTAAGTCTCCGCCACGCCTACCTCTCACAACTTAACATCGGGTTTCCTCAACCTTCATTTAAACTTATGTGAAAcgcgtttattttaatgttcgcTTCATTAACTACGGAGACATCTTACCTAGTCGATATTCAgctataactattttatttatacggtCCTTTTATAGATTTGATTCAAACAATCTCTGATGAAAATTAGAAACGATTTATTCCTTACATTTGTGTAAGATCGTTTGaacttgattttttatatttatttgtaaacttttaatCGTAATTCGTCATTTattcttatgaaatttaaaaggaaAGCTAAgaatgcatttattatatgaattaaGGTGACCTCATATCGTAAAGGAAGGAATTGTGCACAATTTTGTGACTACGAATTTCTTATACAACGTAAGTTATGTCGCGTAGTTTTCAAATAGTTAAATCGCGTCGTTTAAATATACAAGAACTGAAACTtcacaatgaaataattataatagttattGTTGAAGTAGGAATATAGTTAGAAGTACGGACCGTTTGAAtaccaaatattttgtatagatagactcttacaaataaattgaactaatttttttttatcttaaaataactcTATTGTTAGAGTGCacatataatagttttttttatatgatatgCTTGTAAGGGTCGATCTATATGATAACTTAATACACATTTTTGATGATTTAAaacagggattcccaaagggtCCCTTGGGGGTCGCTAttaaacttaaagcattgctaattctcactctgtcttttattgacctaagtcagaattaataataataataaaaacaataattgatcttaaaagtagataattttacCAAGGGGGGGTCTAtggtaacggttcattttggaattggggggtcacttgtccaaaatagtttggggatccctgatttaaaatattaacagcaCGCAGACCAATTAACTAATTATTGGCTAATTGTGTGCCATTGtttgaataaattgttatctactaacgttaaaaattaatacatatcgaaaattgtaacatttttagcCTTTAGCTTAGTTCTTCCAACTTTAAGTAGTGCGTGTTTGTATGTGGATGTATTATCACATGTAAGTTGTATGGAAGTTCGCACACTTTCAAAGGCTTCACGCTATACAATGCATGGGTTATTTTGACTTTATATAGTGTGGACTTTACAATTAGGTATACAAACGTAAATATCGACATAAATTATCGATACTTTTATCGATATTATCGAAttattttatcgataaaaagcaataatgtttgataatttaaaaaaaaacaattcctaatattaaattttatgaacaaaGGAAATGGTATAAAATGACAATGAAttacgtaatatttaatattattttcaaacgaaataaaattagatatgaTATCGATAATATGTCGATATGTCCCAACCCTAA
This DNA window, taken from Papilio machaon chromosome 16, ilPapMach1.1, whole genome shotgun sequence, encodes the following:
- the LOC106711188 gene encoding dystroglycan 1; protein product: MTRARCSGCALLAFLLLVLCPLAISRNDDDFDFDSNDEFQVELTANHSEIAKNGLRRLWGVPDTSAYVGHLFRMEIPKEAFSGDVVAYKVYSKSSRQTPSWLAVDSRHGLLSGLPQRAQLGAHALAVVAHGHTRGLTATDYFTIEVKESNEKPQSKYGWCRHDENRLVLVILVDGAFHRIPPRHRIRALMDLAAFMALDGDEFSMEPYKAESVRGHAVLMSGAGTTQRKRSDAATAIYLNVGCSDKLWSRHKVLVGGLREQARDGTLAHLLRLPVLGWRLLSVRPTKPVVRPKRQSSIDGSGAYDTYDGEDDGADYSGDYDDDDDDEDFPIDSLSEPPPAHAHRHHHGDSWRAPHTTTHIFQTQPATELAPREPPPPPPQPQPVPLPLPLPQPTPDTTTEPTTAAATEETTPEPVTTNTYTTEVVKITPYTEAVSESSEVNKVDLGLEEARKFLHSPVIISPEDASTTTEPEMQTVIIRASNELPPPSSETPTTPTSVTSPSPSPTDFAPSETTTPTTVSTTQSTTTTTTTTTTTTTTTPAPTTTAPPSTTPPTTTPLIITTPPTTTPLPETTLQEVTKQELPLSSERSSTIVGRTTETVTFPMPPNQPPALRYHMKKLAITAGKAFRYIIPADLFSDPEEGSNLTFTMYDSDNVPLSPNSWIQFIPAKREVYGLPLESHVSRWNFRVEAQDSEGLVARGPLDITVQQHRGGRTINHQFIMQFKLLKKYTNAIDWQIRALEGIVNLFRDTDMDHLTVLNATVTGDLCEYVWTNDTLPKDPSCPMDDIKRLMKIMESETEAGAPSAALVRAMSPELGAVRVRWAGAGPGAGRCAPAQPRPHDTYPPVTRNQVDHLTATVGHLLVYKVPEDTFFDPEDGGTRNLALSLRRADRSELAPTHWLQFDPRNQEFYGLPAADDEGTVHYQLIAEDSSKKSAYDSLIVEVVKAPTIRPTVEFHMTLDNPYSSLATSARNKRRLVERLANLFHQHHTDNIRVHAITDNPTTIVWYNTSLPMDRCPKKEIEELRNMIIVDERGSNGGNLRERVDTIFDKDFNVMSIRLISQGLCAEQNTKMSKGGLGPINTGTNLQNKASNADPEYSDYLVTFVIPAVVIVCMILVAGVIACVLYKRRRTGKMSVGDEEERQAFRSKGIPVIFQDELEERGDSEPVHKSPVIMREEKPPLLPPAPDYRAGEDAPYRPPPPFAASRTPPRPKATPTYRKPPPYVPP